A window of Chitinophaga sp. MM2321 contains these coding sequences:
- a CDS encoding SRPBCC family protein: MQAFFIILGALIVLVLGLFIFSFFLSPVVKVERSLVVPAPVTKVFPLVNVVRNWELWSPWKEQDPSVKITYGEKESGIGASYSWESTNRNVGKGHMTVTESRPDQYIATDIDFMGMGTAKGAFRFDPVASGTLITWSMTCNMGQHPLRKAMGLMMDKWVGKDFEKGLRAIKGLVIH; the protein is encoded by the coding sequence ATGCAAGCCTTTTTTATTATCCTGGGGGCATTGATCGTCCTTGTACTGGGGCTTTTCATTTTCAGCTTCTTTTTATCCCCTGTAGTAAAAGTAGAACGTTCCCTGGTGGTTCCTGCACCTGTTACCAAGGTCTTTCCCTTAGTGAATGTGGTGCGTAACTGGGAGCTGTGGTCACCCTGGAAAGAACAGGACCCTTCTGTTAAGATCACTTATGGAGAGAAGGAAAGCGGTATAGGCGCCAGTTACAGCTGGGAAAGCACCAACCGGAATGTGGGCAAAGGCCATATGACGGTTACGGAGTCAAGGCCGGATCAGTACATCGCTACAGACATAGATTTCATGGGGATGGGCACCGCAAAAGGCGCTTTCCGGTTTGATCCGGTAGCAAGCGGTACACTGATAACCTGGAGCATGACCTGTAATATGGGACAACATCCGCTGCGGAAAGCAATGGGACTCATGATGGATAAATGGGTTGGTAAAGATTTTGAAAAAGGTCTGCGGGCCATCAAGGGGTTAGTCATCCACTAA
- a CDS encoding DUF2911 domain-containing protein: protein MKHLLLATFFLAATSLGFAQEKAPKSPEVTVQNKDIKVVYGQPSKRGRVIFGTLEPFGKVWRTGANKATEITFNRNMIFGGKPVKKGTYTLFTIPDPKTWTVILNGKLGQWGAFDYDKNKGEDVLSVKVPRVPLTSSVEKLTFSLPAGAVVMEWDDTKIAVPVK, encoded by the coding sequence ATGAAACATCTCTTATTGGCAACCTTTTTCTTAGCCGCTACCAGCTTGGGCTTTGCCCAGGAAAAAGCGCCTAAGAGCCCAGAAGTAACGGTACAAAATAAGGACATTAAAGTGGTATATGGTCAACCTTCCAAAAGAGGCAGGGTGATTTTTGGTACCCTGGAACCTTTTGGTAAAGTATGGCGTACCGGCGCTAACAAGGCTACAGAAATCACTTTCAACAGAAACATGATTTTTGGTGGCAAACCTGTAAAAAAAGGTACTTATACACTCTTCACCATTCCTGATCCTAAAACATGGACTGTCATCCTGAATGGCAAACTCGGTCAGTGGGGCGCTTTTGATTATGATAAGAATAAAGGGGAAGATGTATTATCCGTAAAAGTACCACGGGTACCACTCACATCATCTGTAGAAAAACTCACATTCAGCCTGCCCGCAGGTGCTGTTGTGATGGAATGGGATGATACGAAGATAGCGGTGCCGGTTAAGTAA
- a CDS encoding SRPBCC family protein, translating to MRFLKLFFLSIVMLGVFVFLLSLVFPSTAVVQRTGVIYAPMDTVYAQVSNLKAWENWNPWSRPDSTATLMYTDTVAGAGASYSWAGRINSGKVAILDSEPGKGVYYLMNIDNMRPVKGGFELKPTADGAGTVIFWHMEIKLGMLPWWKLRGFVSDRIYGPSMDAGLTKLSEICERK from the coding sequence ATGCGGTTTTTAAAGTTGTTTTTCCTGAGCATCGTGATGCTGGGAGTTTTTGTATTCCTTTTATCATTGGTCTTTCCTTCTACTGCGGTGGTACAGCGTACAGGGGTTATTTATGCACCGATGGATACCGTATATGCGCAGGTAAGTAACCTGAAGGCATGGGAAAACTGGAATCCCTGGAGCCGCCCGGATAGTACGGCTACGCTGATGTATACGGATACTGTTGCCGGGGCCGGCGCGAGCTACAGCTGGGCGGGCAGGATTAACAGTGGAAAGGTGGCCATACTGGATAGTGAGCCCGGTAAAGGCGTGTATTACCTGATGAATATCGACAATATGCGGCCCGTGAAAGGTGGATTTGAACTCAAGCCCACTGCCGATGGCGCAGGTACGGTCATCTTCTGGCATATGGAGATCAAGCTGGGGATGTTGCCCTGGTGGAAACTACGGGGCTTTGTATCCGACAGGATCTACGGTCCTTCTATGGATGCCGGGCTGACAAAGCTGAGTGAAATCTGTGAGCGGAAATAG
- a CDS encoding ABC transporter permease yields MNGEKYSQWRAMLAITKGSLRGIFRSPSAVVFSLGFPLVFILVFGFIGSSSVSVKVGVDRHTDINSQFYKGLTQVKTLKLITDQPAEEMEDDLKKGRIIAILNILPKTGADSVPGYTVHIKTSTASDVSKKAILLSVLKNVTGVLDERAYERPTVATFTTEEVPGREFKTIDFILPGQLGFALMSAAVFGTAFLFYGMRQTLVLKRFFATPIKRTYIVLAEALSRMTFQLISSVVIIGLGHFAFGFTLVHGFATFLEMLVLSVFGLLVFMGFGFVVSSIAKNESTIPPLANIITLPQFLLAGTFFPIDSFPAWLQPVCKIMPLTYLIDALRKVAFEGQHLWHVGWDIAILTLWGVVVYAVAVKVFRWE; encoded by the coding sequence GGTATTTATCCTTGTATTTGGATTTATAGGCAGCAGTAGTGTTTCTGTGAAAGTGGGGGTAGACCGGCATACGGATATCAACAGCCAGTTTTACAAGGGGCTGACGCAGGTGAAAACGCTGAAACTGATTACTGATCAGCCGGCGGAAGAGATGGAAGATGATCTGAAAAAGGGGCGTATTATCGCTATACTCAATATCCTTCCCAAAACCGGGGCCGACAGTGTACCCGGCTATACCGTACATATCAAAACTTCGACCGCTTCCGATGTCAGTAAAAAAGCAATCCTGCTTTCTGTGCTGAAGAATGTAACCGGCGTGCTGGACGAAAGAGCTTATGAGCGGCCAACTGTGGCTACTTTTACCACGGAAGAAGTACCGGGCCGGGAGTTCAAGACCATCGACTTTATTTTGCCCGGACAACTGGGCTTTGCTTTAATGAGTGCGGCCGTATTCGGTACCGCCTTCCTGTTTTACGGCATGCGTCAGACATTGGTGCTGAAGCGTTTCTTTGCCACCCCTATCAAGCGTACTTATATTGTACTGGCCGAAGCCCTGAGCCGGATGACCTTTCAGCTGATCAGCTCCGTGGTGATCATCGGACTGGGACATTTTGCCTTTGGGTTTACACTGGTGCATGGGTTTGCTACCTTCCTGGAAATGCTGGTATTGTCTGTTTTTGGGCTGCTGGTATTTATGGGTTTCGGTTTTGTGGTGAGCAGTATTGCTAAAAATGAAAGCACCATTCCACCGCTTGCCAATATTATTACGCTGCCGCAATTCCTGCTGGCAGGTACTTTTTTCCCGATAGATTCCTTTCCTGCCTGGTTGCAGCCGGTTTGCAAGATTATGCCGCTGACTTACCTGATCGATGCGCTGCGTAAAGTGGCCTTTGAAGGGCAGCACCTGTGGCATGTGGGTTGGGATATTGCCATTCTGACCTTATGGGGTGTGGTGGTATATGCCGTTGCCGTAAAAGTATTCCGTTGGGAGTAG
- the bioA gene encoding adenosylmethionine--8-amino-7-oxononanoate transaminase, with translation MLKNTSLSSRDLSVIWHPYTQMQTAPAPIAIVRGEGACLYDEDGQEYIDATSSWWVNIHGHAHPHIAQQLAAQALQLQHCIFAGYTHPPAVNLAERLLEILPTQQRRVFYSDNGSTAVEVALKMALQYWDNKGQPKRKILAFKNAYHGDTFGAMSVSGRSVFTRVFDDFLFEVHFLDLPSPENISQIIADIAAQQPAQIAAFIFEPLLQGAGGMVMYDATAFDELLQYCVSENILLIADEVMTGFGRTGKNFAMEYVSTQPDMICLSKGLTGGSMALGITTCTHQIYEAFLSTDKLKTLFHGHSFTANPLACSVALASMDLFTDPACAQQRTRIHTRHQQFLPELQQATIIKNPRLLGTVLAFEIITDNVDGYTNKLGDQLHHFFKEKRIMLRPLGNTLYILPPYCITDAQLEKVYASIREFISTR, from the coding sequence ATGCTAAAAAACACCTCCCTCTCTTCCAGGGACCTCAGCGTGATCTGGCATCCGTATACACAGATGCAGACTGCTCCTGCACCTATCGCCATTGTGCGTGGTGAAGGCGCTTGTTTATATGATGAAGACGGTCAGGAATATATAGATGCCACCTCCAGCTGGTGGGTAAATATTCACGGGCATGCACATCCACATATTGCGCAGCAGCTGGCTGCGCAGGCGCTGCAACTACAGCATTGCATCTTTGCCGGCTATACGCATCCGCCGGCAGTAAACCTCGCAGAACGGCTGCTGGAAATCCTGCCCACACAGCAACGCCGCGTTTTTTATTCCGACAATGGCTCTACAGCCGTAGAGGTGGCGCTAAAAATGGCCTTACAGTACTGGGATAACAAAGGGCAGCCCAAACGCAAAATACTGGCCTTTAAAAACGCTTATCACGGCGATACCTTCGGTGCGATGAGCGTGAGCGGCAGAAGTGTTTTCACCCGTGTATTCGATGACTTCCTGTTTGAAGTGCATTTCCTCGATCTGCCTTCCCCGGAAAATATCTCACAAATTATAGCAGATATAGCGGCGCAACAGCCAGCACAGATAGCGGCCTTTATTTTTGAGCCCCTGCTGCAAGGCGCCGGCGGCATGGTGATGTATGATGCCACGGCATTTGATGAACTGTTGCAATATTGTGTATCGGAAAATATCCTGCTGATTGCAGATGAAGTGATGACAGGCTTTGGCAGAACAGGGAAGAATTTTGCGATGGAATATGTCAGCACCCAACCGGATATGATATGCCTCTCTAAAGGTCTTACGGGCGGCAGTATGGCGCTGGGCATCACTACCTGCACCCATCAGATCTACGAAGCCTTCCTGTCTACCGACAAACTCAAAACCCTGTTCCATGGCCACTCTTTTACAGCCAATCCTCTCGCCTGCAGCGTTGCCCTGGCCAGTATGGACCTCTTCACCGATCCCGCCTGCGCACAACAACGGACACGCATACACACACGTCATCAGCAGTTCCTGCCGGAGCTGCAACAAGCAACGATCATCAAGAACCCGAGGCTGCTGGGAACTGTCTTAGCCTTTGAAATTATAACGGATAACGTAGATGGGTATACGAACAAGCTGGGGGATCAGCTGCATCATTTTTTTAAGGAGAAACGGATCATGCTGCGACCACTGGGCAACACCTTGTATATTTTGCCACCCTACTGTATCACAGACGCACAGCTGGAGAAAGTATACGCCAGCATCAGGGAGTTCATTTCTACACGATAG